Within the candidate division WOR-3 bacterium genome, the region CTAAAACCAGGAGCGAGAAGGAAAAATGAAGCAGAAAGAATTAGAGAAATCTTTCGCATACAAGCCTCCTTCTTCTAGGGGGGGCTCTTCAAGAGAGGAGCCCCCTATAAATTTTATCTTATTAAAACTATTTTCTTAGTCAACCGGTAATTGGATGTAGTTACCACCACAAAGTATATTCCGTTAGGTAGTGCAGAACCTGTGCAATCTGTTCCATCCCATTTGATTTGATTGGATTGTGTATGAATTAAATGATTAAACTGCTGCACGAGACGTCCGGATGCATCATAGATATTGATTTTTGTTTGGTTTTCATCCTCTGGCAGGAAATAGTGAATTACAGTATGATCATAAAAGGGATTAGGAGTGATTGAGAGGCGGGGTTCTTTGAAGGACGAAGTATTAGATTCCTGCGTATTCTTTGCCATTTCCTCAATTTCCCTTTCGTATTCATAAATGAATATCTGGGCAACCAGGGCATAATCACCAATTACCTTTGTGATATTGAGATAGACTTCGCCATCTTTATAGCAGGCAGTTGGAAGCCAGCGCTCAAGAGTGGCAATTTCACCAAGATTTAGCCAGAGATTTGCGTGGAAGATATTGTCTGCATCAATCTTCATCTTCCAGCGATTGTGGCCTGGGGATTCAAAATAGAATACGAGTTTGATTCTATAACGCTTTGCTGGATTCAGATTCGGGAAGTGATAGATTAACTTTTGCGAGTGATAATCTATCGTCTTTTCTGGCTCGGGAGCAAACTGGATATAGCCATCCCTCTGCACTGTCCAGGGGCTTGGTGTTTCTTTGCCCGCATCAACATAGAAATAGGAAATTTCAGGAAGAGTAACGGTTTTTGCTCTGATTTCATAAAGACTCTGATTCCCTTCGGTCCAGATCGCGGTCAGTTTCGGCTCATAAGGAGGCGGCCAGTAAGGTGAACGAGTGACAACTCCATGTGAATATTTTGACATCCCAAGGGTCTGGGATAGAATCTGGTAGCCTTCATATTCCATATCCTTATAGCAGATTTCCCAGTTGTTGTCCTGAGGCGGCCAGATATACTCGCTCCAGGTTATCCATGTTGTTCCTTTACAGATTTGTGGCCATTGTGATTTGCCAGGGGTATTGCTAATGTTTCCTACAGGATAAATCACATCGTTCAACTCGTATGCCCTATATATTTCAATATTATTCACGGTTGAGTCTTCGTAAACATAGTTTATCAGTCCATTGGGGTGAACATCAACAAAGGGATGGTGTGCGAGTCTTCCATCTTGTGAAACCTGCTTTCTATCAACAATCTGATGATTCACAATATCCCATTTTATCCTGAAGATTTTGTCTTCACGCTGGAATGCAATGTAGAGATGATTGCCACTTTGAGTGATTGAAGGAAATTCACACCGGAGTGGAGCCAGTGCATATTCTAATTCAGTAAACTGAAAGCTTACTGGATTATTAACATCAAACCATCCAAGACAGAGATGGGAAGTTGGTCCATTTATATATCGGTCGCGCCATTCAAAAACTACATAGCCGATATTCGTTGTTGGGTCAATTATGAAACTGGGCGGATTGACATCAAGATTAAATGGACCGGTAAAAGAAGCCAACATATATGGCTCACTCCAATTCGTCCTATCATACCTTGCAAACCACAACTCACCGCCAGCAACCTGTGGTGTCGGTTCAATATTCCGTTGCCAGATGAGGCAGGGATAGCCACTACTCGCAACTGCAGAAATGGGGAAATTTCCGGGACCTAATAGTTTCTTGTAGCGCCAAGTTTGCCCAAAATTCGCGGAAAATGCGGCGTAAATGCTATCGCGGGTTTGGTAGACTGCGCATAATTTATTGGTAAAAGGAATGTATACCAACTTCTGTGCTGAGTAGGCGGTGCCGTAGCCTGTGGAACTGAAAAGAATTGTTGGCTGGCAAACGAGTGCATGCTTCCAGACTGGATAATAATGCAATCCCGAACTGACATCACTCCAATTCCAACCGCCATTCCAGCCGAGTTCAACACCACCTTGGTCTGGGTGACTGTACCGTTTGTAACCTGCGAACACCACACCAACACTTTCAGGGTCGCATCCTACAGAATAAACCATTACTTGATCATTAAGAGGTAATTCGTACCAAGTACCAGGCGCGCCACCGTGGTCGCTTTTCAACATCGCATGCCGAGGTGCAGATGCATCATCAAAAAGAC harbors:
- a CDS encoding T9SS type A sorting domain-containing protein — protein: MVANQMLFKTTDYGISWSRIGYELPPLTCVTGYLVDSAPNYYILYAGAGKDGVYKSIDLGYSWVPINNGLPLPLLDSAYKIVVNPANHAELFLVCRGRAIYYSSNGGDYWSYFPPPEGYLYSLRRQQFDVAKDGTLWLLCRKDVPVFIWAIVKRPPGSSTWYEVKTFDIRALPEDLVCSPFHSETVFYIDAVDSIAGRSYNPVLRTTDGGNSWEEVINSNIYGVSCLAFTPYSADTVYAGLFDDASAPRHAMLKSDHGGAPGTWYELPLNDQVMVYSVGCDPESVGVVFAGYKRYSHPDQGGVELGWNGGWNWSDVSSGLHYYPVWKHALVCQPTILFSSTGYGTAYSAQKLVYIPFTNKLCAVYQTRDSIYAAFSANFGQTWRYKKLLGPGNFPISAVASSGYPCLIWQRNIEPTPQVAGGELWFARYDRTNWSEPYMLASFTGPFNLDVNPPSFIIDPTTNIGYVVFEWRDRYINGPTSHLCLGWFDVNNPVSFQFTELEYALAPLRCEFPSITQSGNHLYIAFQREDKIFRIKWDIVNHQIVDRKQVSQDGRLAHHPFVDVHPNGLINYVYEDSTVNNIEIYRAYELNDVIYPVGNISNTPGKSQWPQICKGTTWITWSEYIWPPQDNNWEICYKDMEYEGYQILSQTLGMSKYSHGVVTRSPYWPPPYEPKLTAIWTEGNQSLYEIRAKTVTLPEISYFYVDAGKETPSPWTVQRDGYIQFAPEPEKTIDYHSQKLIYHFPNLNPAKRYRIKLVFYFESPGHNRWKMKIDADNIFHANLWLNLGEIATLERWLPTACYKDGEVYLNITKVIGDYALVAQIFIYEYEREIEEMAKNTQESNTSSFKEPRLSITPNPFYDHTVIHYFLPEDENQTKINIYDASGRLVQQFNHLIHTQSNQIKWDGTDCTGSALPNGIYFVVVTTSNYRLTKKIVLIR